In a genomic window of Flavobacterium crassostreae:
- a CDS encoding rod shape-determining protein yields the protein MGFFDFMTEDIAIDLGTANTLIIHNDKVVIDSPSIVARDRISGKIIAVGKEANLMQGKTHENIKTIRPLKDGVIADFDASEKMISMFIRSIPALKKRMFTPALRMVVCIPSGITEVEMRAVKESCERVNGKEVYLIHEPMAAAIGIGIDIMQPKGNMIVDIGGGTTEIAVIALGGIVCDKSVKIAGDVFTNDIVYYMRTQHNLFVGESTAEKIKIQIGAAIEDLETAPEDMSVQGRDLLTGKPKQVDVSYREIAKALDKSIQRIEDAVMETLSQTPPELAADIYNTGIYLAGGGSMLRGLDKRISQKTDLPVYIAEDPLRAVVRGTGMALKNIVKFKSILIK from the coding sequence ATGGGATTTTTTGATTTCATGACTGAGGATATTGCGATAGACCTTGGTACCGCTAATACTTTAATCATACACAATGATAAAGTTGTAATTGACAGCCCGTCAATTGTTGCCAGAGATAGAATTTCTGGCAAAATAATCGCAGTTGGTAAAGAAGCCAATTTGATGCAGGGTAAAACACATGAAAACATTAAGACAATAAGGCCTTTGAAAGATGGTGTAATTGCAGATTTTGATGCTTCCGAAAAAATGATTAGTATGTTTATACGAAGCATTCCTGCATTGAAAAAAAGAATGTTTACACCAGCCCTAAGAATGGTAGTATGCATTCCGTCTGGAATTACCGAAGTAGAAATGAGAGCCGTAAAAGAATCTTGTGAAAGAGTAAACGGAAAAGAAGTATATTTAATACACGAACCAATGGCAGCCGCTATAGGTATTGGTATAGACATCATGCAACCAAAAGGAAACATGATTGTAGATATCGGAGGCGGAACCACCGAAATTGCAGTAATTGCATTAGGCGGAATTGTATGTGATAAGTCCGTAAAAATTGCAGGAGATGTATTCACCAACGACATTGTCTACTACATGCGTACCCAGCACAATCTTTTTGTAGGAGAAAGCACTGCCGAGAAAATAAAAATACAGATCGGTGCCGCTATAGAAGATCTAGAAACAGCACCAGAAGATATGTCCGTACAAGGTAGAGACTTACTAACTGGTAAACCCAAACAGGTGGATGTTTCTTATAGAGAAATAGCCAAAGCGTTAGACAAATCCATCCAACGAATTGAAGATGCGGTTATGGAAACCCTATCCCAAACCCCGCCAGAATTGGCTGCAGATATCTACAATACCGGAATTTATTTAGCCGGTGGTGGTTCTATGCTCAGAGGCTTGGACAAAAGAATTTCGCAAAAAACAGACTTGCCAGTTTATATTGCCGAAGACCCATTACGAGCTGTAGTTAGAGGTACTGGAATGGCACTTAAAAACATTGTAAAATTCAAAAGTATCTTGATCAAATAA
- the mreC gene encoding rod shape-determining protein MreC → MQQIFNFIFKNSNRLLFLLLLCISLSLTIQSHSYHKSRIISSANYVSGGVYEKIHNVSEYLHLKTQNDALAIENARLKSLLFKTKDSTAIQKFQNLKIHVPEDVMVSKVIHNSYNVHENFLTLNSGSLEGVEPDMGVINNLGIVGIVDKTSAHYATVISILNVKSQINAKVKKSNHFGSLVWNGKSTGFVQLIDVPRLASVRKGDTIVTGGQSVIFPENINIGTINKVYIDNKTNYYTLDVKLFNDMTNLGHVYVIKSKNRDELNNLEKTTKNE, encoded by the coding sequence ATGCAGCAAATCTTTAATTTCATATTCAAGAACAGTAATCGGTTGCTGTTTTTGTTGTTATTATGCATTTCGCTATCCCTTACTATACAATCCCACTCGTATCACAAAAGCAGAATAATTAGTTCGGCTAATTATGTAAGCGGTGGTGTTTATGAAAAAATCCATAATGTAAGCGAATATCTACACCTAAAAACACAAAATGACGCTTTGGCCATTGAAAATGCAAGACTTAAAAGCTTGTTATTTAAAACCAAAGACTCTACTGCAATCCAAAAGTTTCAAAATCTAAAAATCCATGTTCCCGAAGACGTTATGGTCTCCAAGGTAATACATAACTCATACAATGTTCATGAAAACTTTTTGACCTTAAACTCCGGTTCCTTAGAAGGCGTAGAGCCAGATATGGGAGTAATTAACAACCTCGGTATTGTAGGTATTGTAGATAAAACTTCGGCACACTATGCAACGGTAATTAGTATCCTCAATGTAAAATCACAAATAAATGCTAAGGTAAAAAAATCCAATCACTTTGGCTCTTTAGTTTGGAACGGCAAAAGTACTGGTTTTGTACAATTAATTGATGTTCCTAGATTGGCCTCAGTCAGAAAAGGAGACACCATTGTAACTGGAGGACAATCTGTGATTTTTCCTGAAAATATAAATATTGGTACCATCAACAAAGTATATATAGACAACAAAACCAACTATTACACCTTAGATGTCAAGCTCTTTAATGACATGACCAACCTAGGCCACGTGTATGTTATTAAAAGTAAAAATAGAGACGAACTTAATAATTTAGAAAAAACAACGAAAAATGAATAG
- a CDS encoding rod shape-determining protein MreD, which translates to MNSTLLVNISRFILLLTVQVVVFNNMTFLGFILPMPYILFIILYPVNGNKSGLLFASFILGLIMDLFCNSGGIHATACLTLAYLRPSIFKFSFGVSYEYQTIKLNDSLTPERFSFILLAVVIHHFTLFILEAFQISFFLDILVRALLSAIFTIISCIIIIYLIKPNKR; encoded by the coding sequence ATGAATAGCACTTTGTTAGTCAATATTTCTCGGTTTATTTTATTATTAACCGTTCAAGTAGTTGTTTTTAACAACATGACCTTTTTGGGTTTTATACTACCCATGCCGTATATTCTCTTTATTATATTGTACCCAGTAAATGGCAATAAATCCGGACTATTGTTTGCTAGTTTTATTCTAGGATTAATCATGGATTTATTTTGTAATTCTGGAGGAATACACGCCACAGCCTGTTTGACACTTGCTTACTTAAGACCTTCAATATTTAAATTTTCATTTGGAGTAAGTTACGAATACCAAACTATTAAATTAAACGATAGCCTAACCCCAGAGCGTTTTTCATTTATACTACTAGCGGTGGTTATCCATCATTTTACCTTATTTATACTAGAGGCTTTTCAGATAAGTTTCTTTTTGGACATATTAGTTCGCGCTTTACTGAGTGCTATTTTTACCATAATCAGTTGCATTATTATAATATACCTTATTAAGCCTAATAAACGATGA
- the mrdA gene encoding penicillin-binding protein 2, which translates to MRKLLLPSLILVAASLLLIRIFYLQVINDTFKLKSENNAIKIKYDYPERGYIYDRNGKLLVANQASYDIMVIPRELKNIDTLEFCKLLHITKEDYIKKIAKAKVYSPRLPSVFLPQLNKSEFAAFQEKIRKFEGFYFQKRSLRDYEVDFGANIFGFITQVNERLIEKNPYYNSGDLIGRQGVEESYETILRGIKGVKYFQKDKYNREIGSYKDGKFDTIAVQGEDITLALDADIQRYGEQLMINKRGGIVAIEPQTGEILALVTAPSYDPSILVGRERSKNYTLLYYDSIAKPLYDRGLLAEYPPGSPFKIMTGLAGLQEQVIDENTSFYCLGRRGFMVSRGHFMGCHSTAGAFQLHNGIYQSCNTYFANVFINSIDKNRTPNKSIDIWSNHIKSFGLGEFLGYDLPTGRKGKIPDSKTYKKMYPNWQWSGRTVVSNSIGQGEVLTTPIQLANMMAAVANEGYYYTPHIIKKIKGGTIDPKFTVKHQTSIDRKYFKPVIQGLYDVYNLGTARSLRVEGIPICGKTGTAENFAKIDGKRVKLEDHSIFVAFAPKDNPKIAIAVLVENGGYGAAIAGPIASLMIEKYLRKKITRVDLETRILNISLKDRYAKLGGMKEGKAIESTPKTENTKEAPKTTNNTAVKDSTKQN; encoded by the coding sequence ATGAGAAAATTACTGCTGCCTTCTTTAATCCTTGTTGCAGCATCTTTGCTACTAATTCGGATTTTCTATTTGCAGGTTATCAATGACACTTTCAAATTAAAATCAGAAAACAATGCCATAAAAATAAAATACGACTATCCAGAACGAGGTTATATCTATGACCGAAATGGCAAGTTATTGGTAGCAAACCAAGCCTCTTATGACATTATGGTAATCCCTAGAGAACTCAAAAACATTGACACCTTAGAGTTTTGTAAATTATTACATATAACCAAAGAAGACTATATTAAAAAAATTGCTAAAGCCAAAGTATACAGCCCTAGACTTCCGTCGGTATTTTTGCCACAATTAAACAAAAGTGAATTTGCTGCTTTTCAGGAAAAAATAAGAAAATTTGAAGGATTTTATTTTCAAAAACGTTCTCTACGGGATTACGAAGTAGATTTTGGCGCCAATATATTTGGTTTTATAACCCAAGTAAACGAACGTTTGATCGAAAAAAACCCGTACTACAACAGCGGCGATTTGATTGGCCGACAGGGCGTAGAAGAAAGTTACGAAACTATTTTGAGAGGAATCAAAGGTGTTAAATATTTTCAGAAAGACAAATACAACCGAGAAATAGGTTCTTATAAAGACGGAAAATTTGATACCATTGCCGTACAAGGTGAAGACATTACCTTAGCTCTAGATGCCGATATTCAGCGGTATGGCGAACAGTTAATGATTAACAAAAGAGGCGGTATTGTAGCCATAGAGCCTCAAACAGGAGAAATACTCGCATTGGTAACCGCTCCATCGTATGACCCTTCTATATTGGTAGGTAGAGAGCGTTCCAAAAACTACACCCTTTTGTATTATGATTCTATAGCAAAACCACTCTATGACAGAGGCTTACTTGCAGAATATCCTCCTGGATCTCCTTTTAAAATCATGACCGGACTAGCGGGATTACAAGAGCAAGTTATTGACGAGAACACTTCTTTTTATTGCTTAGGTCGTCGTGGCTTTATGGTTTCAAGAGGACACTTTATGGGTTGTCATAGTACGGCTGGTGCTTTTCAGTTGCATAATGGTATTTACCAGTCTTGTAACACTTATTTTGCCAATGTTTTTATTAATTCTATTGATAAAAATCGCACCCCTAATAAATCCATTGACATATGGAGCAACCATATAAAGAGTTTCGGACTTGGTGAATTTTTAGGATACGATTTACCTACAGGTAGAAAAGGGAAAATTCCCGATTCCAAAACCTATAAAAAAATGTACCCAAATTGGCAATGGAGCGGTAGAACCGTAGTATCCAATTCTATTGGACAAGGAGAAGTTTTAACTACGCCAATTCAGCTAGCAAACATGATGGCTGCTGTAGCCAATGAAGGCTATTATTATACCCCTCACATCATCAAAAAAATTAAAGGAGGTACCATTGACCCTAAGTTTACGGTAAAACACCAAACCAGCATTGACAGAAAATATTTCAAACCAGTAATACAAGGCTTGTATGATGTATATAATCTGGGAACAGCAAGAAGCTTACGCGTAGAGGGAATCCCTATTTGTGGAAAAACTGGAACTGCCGAAAATTTTGCCAAAATTGATGGCAAAAGAGTCAAACTAGAAGACCACTCTATATTTGTAGCCTTTGCGCCCAAAGATAATCCCAAAATTGCCATAGCCGTTTTGGTAGAAAATGGAGGGTATGGAGCGGCAATTGCGGGCCCAATAGCTAGTTTAATGATCGAAAAATATTTGCGAAAAAAAATAACGCGAGTAGATCTAGAAACCCGAATTTTAAACATCAGTCTTAAAGACCGCTACGCAAAATTAGGAGGCATGAAAGAAGGCAAAGCTATTGAATCTACCCCAAAGACAGAAAACACCAAAGAAGCGCCCAAAACAACCAACAATACCGCCGTAAAAGACAGCACAAAGCAAAACTAA
- the rodA gene encoding rod shape-determining protein RodA: protein MKNQSIKKNLDWTCILIYSALVIMGWLNIYSSSLSATDDTSQKQLIFILLTIPLIFVLLALDGKFYEKYASIIFGAALLLLAGLFLFGKTIAGQRCWYAIGSFTLQPSEFAKAATSLALAKFLSDSQINLKETNRQFQALAIVFLPVLLILPQPDPGSALIYSAFILVLYREGLPSWYVWTGFIAILLFILTLVFEPLYIILIALAILLFLYYKSRLGDRNAVLSGIIFALISGFVLSVDYVFNNVFKQHHRDRFNILLGKTVDLKGIGYNTNQSEIAIGSGGWLGKGFLEGTQTKGGFVPEQHTDYIFTTVGEEWGFAGSLVVVGLFTGLLLRVIYLAERQKTKFSRVYGYCVAGILFVHFFVNIAMVVGIFPTIGVPLPFFSYGGSGLWGFTILLFIFLKMDANKVNEW from the coding sequence ATGAAAAATCAAAGCATCAAGAAAAACCTAGACTGGACCTGTATTCTCATATATTCTGCATTAGTGATTATGGGCTGGCTTAATATTTATTCGTCCTCTCTTTCGGCAACAGACGATACGTCTCAAAAGCAACTGATATTTATATTGCTTACCATTCCGCTTATTTTTGTTTTATTGGCATTGGACGGTAAGTTTTACGAAAAATATGCCAGTATTATTTTTGGTGCTGCATTACTGCTACTAGCTGGGTTGTTTCTGTTTGGAAAAACCATTGCAGGCCAACGCTGTTGGTATGCTATTGGCAGTTTTACCTTACAACCATCGGAATTTGCCAAAGCAGCCACTTCACTTGCTCTAGCTAAATTTTTGAGTGATTCTCAGATTAATTTAAAAGAAACCAATAGACAATTTCAGGCATTGGCAATCGTTTTCTTGCCTGTTCTTTTGATTTTGCCACAGCCCGATCCAGGTAGCGCGCTTATTTATAGCGCCTTTATATTAGTATTGTATCGAGAAGGACTTCCTTCTTGGTATGTATGGACTGGTTTTATAGCCATACTGCTTTTTATCCTTACACTTGTATTTGAGCCATTGTACATAATTTTAATTGCATTGGCTATCCTCTTGTTTTTATATTATAAATCCAGACTAGGAGATCGTAATGCAGTACTTAGCGGTATTATTTTTGCACTGATCTCAGGCTTTGTTTTATCGGTAGATTATGTATTTAATAACGTATTCAAACAACACCACCGGGATCGTTTCAATATTTTATTAGGCAAAACAGTAGATCTAAAAGGCATCGGATACAACACCAACCAATCCGAAATTGCAATTGGATCTGGAGGATGGCTCGGAAAAGGCTTTCTGGAAGGCACTCAAACCAAAGGTGGCTTTGTTCCAGAACAGCATACGGATTACATATTTACAACCGTAGGAGAAGAATGGGGTTTTGCGGGATCACTAGTTGTAGTGGGGCTATTTACTGGTTTATTATTGCGTGTCATCTATCTTGCTGAAAGACAAAAAACAAAGTTCAGTAGAGTATATGGCTATTGTGTAGCAGGAATACTTTTTGTGCATTTTTTTGTTAACATAGCAATGGTAGTAGGTATATTTCCTACCATTGGAGTACCACTTCCATTCTTTTCTTATGGAGGATCTGGACTTTGGGGTTTTACTATTTTGCTTTTTATCTTTCTAAAAATGGATGCCAATAAAGTAAATGAATGGTAA
- a CDS encoding DNA/RNA non-specific endonuclease codes for MKTPLQFIKVLFIVAVLSSCKKEIKSDNPSSFSSQTSSSQKSSSMGSQILLSESLDYLPTSTTNSIIKHPYYTLSYNERAEQAEWLAYELKKSYIVNKDFKRPYFIEDPMVKSQSADWRNYKNSGYDKGHLCPAADMEFAKDAYNDTFYTSNIAPQNHDFNAGVWNRLEQKVRYWAQKYDGVYVVTAGVLNNTRKTIGKQKVLVPDYFYKIILDDSNGNYKMIAFLIPNQKSDKPLYSFVVSVDAIEKRTGIDFFPKLEDQLEDSLEQNSSYKAWAF; via the coding sequence ATGAAAACACCCTTACAATTTATAAAAGTACTATTTATAGTTGCTGTTTTAAGCTCTTGCAAAAAAGAAATAAAATCAGACAATCCCTCTTCCTTTAGTAGCCAGACAAGCAGTAGTCAAAAGAGTTCCTCCATGGGCAGCCAAATACTGTTATCGGAAAGTTTGGATTATTTGCCCACCTCTACCACTAATTCTATAATAAAACACCCATATTATACACTGTCTTACAACGAAAGAGCAGAACAGGCAGAATGGTTGGCTTATGAACTCAAAAAGAGTTATATAGTGAACAAAGATTTTAAAAGACCCTATTTTATAGAGGATCCGATGGTGAAATCCCAGTCTGCGGATTGGAGAAACTATAAAAATTCGGGCTATGATAAAGGCCATCTTTGCCCAGCTGCAGATATGGAGTTTGCCAAAGATGCCTATAACGATACTTTTTATACCTCCAATATAGCACCTCAAAACCATGATTTTAATGCAGGAGTCTGGAATCGCTTAGAGCAAAAAGTACGTTATTGGGCACAAAAGTATGATGGTGTTTATGTGGTTACTGCGGGAGTTTTAAATAATACCCGCAAAACCATTGGAAAACAAAAAGTATTGGTGCCAGATTATTTTTATAAAATTATCTTGGATGACTCGAACGGAAATTATAAAATGATTGCTTTTTTAATCCCGAATCAAAAGAGTGATAAGCCTTTGTATAGCTTTGTGGTGTCTGTAGATGCTATTGAAAAAAGAACGGGCATAGATTTTTTTCCTAAATTGGAAGACCAATTAGAAGATAGTTTGGAACAAAATAGCAGTTATAAAGCATGGGCTTTTTAA
- a CDS encoding ABC transporter permease, which yields MNNTTQSLTAIALQKFKKNFWGVFSFAFIFILVMVAIFAYVLAPDASKNANQMHLSIHSKPPGFEVQMLAIPLEEKQKKQFADYFFGQANSATEIPISGYSLKEDAIVYTAYSDVPSLVITKEVPLSAFLGLASTKQVAQEYITKKTFYLGTDKYGRDLLSRMIIGSRVSISIGVVAVVISLIVGVFFGAIAGYFGGKIDAFIMWIVTIIWSIPTLLLVIAITLALGKGFWQVFVAVGLTMWVEVARVVRGQVISAKEMQYVTAARALGFSDFRIVFNHILPNIMAPVIVISAANFASAILVESGLSFLGLGAQPPIPSWGSIIKDHYSYIILGKPYLAMVPGLAIMALTLAFMMMGNALRDALDVKQ from the coding sequence ATGAATAATACAACACAATCTTTAACTGCTATTGCGCTCCAAAAATTTAAAAAAAATTTTTGGGGCGTTTTTAGTTTTGCATTCATTTTTATTTTAGTAATGGTGGCAATTTTTGCGTACGTTTTGGCTCCAGATGCTTCCAAGAATGCCAATCAAATGCATTTATCTATTCATTCTAAGCCTCCGGGTTTTGAAGTTCAAATGCTTGCTATTCCTTTAGAAGAAAAACAAAAAAAACAGTTTGCAGATTATTTTTTTGGGCAAGCCAATAGTGCAACCGAAATACCTATTTCGGGTTATTCTCTCAAAGAAGATGCAATTGTTTACACGGCTTATTCTGATGTGCCTTCTTTAGTAATAACCAAAGAAGTTCCTTTGTCTGCCTTTTTGGGATTGGCATCCACAAAACAAGTAGCACAGGAGTATATAACCAAAAAAACATTTTATCTCGGCACCGATAAATATGGTAGGGATTTGTTGAGTAGAATGATCATTGGCTCTAGAGTATCCATTTCAATAGGGGTAGTTGCAGTGGTTATTTCGCTGATTGTGGGGGTGTTTTTTGGCGCTATAGCAGGCTATTTTGGAGGCAAAATAGATGCTTTTATTATGTGGATTGTTACTATTATTTGGTCTATACCCACACTTTTGTTGGTTATTGCAATTACACTTGCTTTAGGCAAAGGCTTTTGGCAAGTATTTGTGGCCGTAGGTTTGACCATGTGGGTGGAGGTAGCGCGTGTGGTTAGAGGGCAGGTAATTAGCGCCAAAGAAATGCAGTATGTAACGGCTGCAAGAGCCTTAGGTTTTAGTGATTTTAGAATTGTATTTAACCATATTTTGCCCAATATTATGGCACCTGTAATTGTTATATCTGCAGCCAATTTTGCTAGTGCGATATTAGTGGAAAGTGGTCTGAGTTTTTTGGGATTAGGAGCACAACCACCCATCCCGAGTTGGGGTAGCATCATTAAAGACCATTATAGTTACATTATTTTGGGCAAGCCTTATCTGGCGATGGTTCCTGGTTTGGCAATTATGGCTCTAACCTTGGCCTTCATGATGATGGGGAATGCCCTGCGCGACGCCTTAGATGTAAAACAATAA
- a CDS encoding carboxy terminal-processing peptidase, protein MNTIIIFMKRNYKILLTIVLLSVTLFAFKIKSGNEPDPDRDKLLLELLTFVVEKGHYSPAEINDDFSKGIYKDYIQALDPSKRFFLQSDIDEFAKFETQLDNQLLQKDLSFFNLTYTRLMKRMQESKNIYSQVLKAPFNYKEEESFNTDYEKALYAKNSTELKERWRKQIKLSTLSSLTDRLKAKNEDAKKNPDPAAKKVVNEDAFKTYAELEKETRDNAKKSLDEYFGFMNDLDRQDWFSVYINSITARFDPHTNYFAPEEKERFDVSISGKLEGIGARLQKKNDYTEISELISGGPAWRGKELEAGDIVMKVAQGADKSVDIVGMRLDDVVKKIKGPKGSEVRLTVKKVDGTIKIISIIRDIVEIEETYAKSSVVMKNGLKYGVIYLPKFYIDFENKDGRDAGKDIALEVERFKEAAVDGIVLDVRDDGGGSLSTVVDIAGLFIEQGPIVQIKSSGRKKEVLYDKDKKIEWDGPLVILVNSFSASASEILAAAIQDYKRGIIIGSKQTYGKGTVQNVIDLNQFIRSNTIGDLGALKTTTQKFYRINGGSTQLEGVSSDVVMPDRYAYLKMGERDVDNAMPWDKIDPATYTLWNKTQRFNLAINNSKQRIASNPQFQLIEENAKWIDSRSNDNTYSLNMEKFKLTQSQIEEKAKKYRPLTQYKNGLVFNSLPYEMQEMDKDASLKEKRVRWHESLAKDIYIEEALNVLDDLQTSVDQKRNLARQKKDKQKDDQLAKS, encoded by the coding sequence ATGAATACAATTATTATCTTTATGAAAAGAAATTATAAAATACTCCTTACAATTGTTTTACTCTCGGTAACATTGTTTGCATTTAAAATTAAATCCGGAAACGAACCCGATCCAGATAGAGACAAGCTATTGCTAGAATTGTTGACCTTTGTGGTAGAAAAAGGCCATTATAGTCCAGCAGAAATCAACGATGATTTTTCGAAGGGTATTTACAAAGATTACATTCAGGCCTTGGATCCTTCTAAGCGGTTTTTCTTGCAATCGGATATAGACGAATTTGCCAAGTTTGAAACCCAATTAGACAACCAATTATTACAGAAAGACTTGAGTTTTTTTAATCTTACCTACACTCGTTTGATGAAAAGAATGCAAGAGAGCAAAAACATTTATAGTCAAGTCTTAAAAGCACCATTTAATTATAAAGAGGAGGAGTCTTTTAATACCGATTATGAAAAAGCATTGTATGCTAAAAACAGTACGGAGTTAAAGGAAAGATGGCGCAAGCAGATCAAATTATCCACATTATCCTCTTTGACCGATCGTTTAAAAGCAAAAAATGAAGATGCCAAAAAAAACCCGGATCCGGCTGCAAAAAAAGTAGTTAACGAAGATGCGTTTAAAACCTATGCAGAATTAGAAAAAGAAACCCGTGATAATGCCAAAAAATCATTAGACGAATATTTTGGTTTTATGAATGATTTGGATAGACAGGATTGGTTTTCGGTTTATATCAACTCGATTACTGCCCGATTTGACCCACATACCAATTATTTTGCTCCAGAAGAAAAAGAGCGTTTTGATGTAAGTATCAGTGGAAAACTAGAAGGTATTGGTGCCCGTTTGCAAAAAAAGAATGATTATACAGAAATTTCGGAACTCATATCCGGAGGCCCAGCTTGGAGAGGCAAAGAGCTAGAGGCGGGCGATATTGTTATGAAAGTAGCTCAAGGTGCGGATAAATCCGTGGATATTGTGGGCATGCGTCTGGATGATGTAGTCAAAAAAATAAAAGGTCCTAAAGGATCCGAAGTACGCCTTACGGTTAAAAAAGTAGATGGGACCATAAAAATTATTTCTATAATTAGAGACATTGTCGAAATTGAAGAAACCTATGCTAAGTCTAGTGTGGTTATGAAAAATGGTTTGAAATACGGCGTGATTTATTTGCCTAAATTTTATATCGATTTTGAGAACAAAGATGGCCGAGATGCTGGCAAAGATATTGCCCTAGAAGTAGAGCGATTTAAAGAAGCTGCAGTAGACGGAATTGTTTTGGATGTTAGGGATGATGGCGGTGGCTCTTTATCTACGGTTGTAGATATTGCAGGATTGTTTATAGAACAAGGTCCTATTGTGCAGATAAAATCGTCGGGCCGAAAAAAAGAAGTTTTGTATGACAAAGACAAAAAAATTGAGTGGGATGGTCCATTGGTAATTTTAGTGAATAGTTTTTCTGCTTCGGCCTCCGAAATATTGGCAGCAGCAATTCAGGATTATAAACGAGGGATCATTATAGGAAGTAAACAAACCTACGGAAAAGGAACGGTTCAGAATGTTATAGATCTAAACCAATTTATCAGAAGCAATACCATTGGTGATTTGGGCGCATTAAAAACAACGACCCAAAAGTTCTATAGAATTAACGGAGGTTCTACCCAACTCGAAGGAGTTAGTAGTGATGTAGTAATGCCAGACCGATATGCTTATTTAAAAATGGGTGAGCGTGATGTAGATAATGCCATGCCGTGGGACAAAATTGATCCCGCTACGTATACCCTCTGGAACAAAACCCAACGATTTAACCTAGCAATTAATAATAGTAAACAACGGATTGCTAGTAATCCGCAGTTTCAGTTAATTGAAGAAAATGCCAAATGGATAGATAGCCGTAGCAACGATAATACCTACAGCTTAAACATGGAAAAATTTAAATTGACACAAAGCCAAATAGAAGAAAAGGCCAAAAAATACCGTCCGTTGACTCAATATAAAAACGGTTTGGTATTTAATTCCTTGCCTTATGAGATGCAAGAGATGGACAAAGATGCCAGTTTAAAAGAAAAAAGAGTACGTTGGCATGAGAGTTTAGCTAAAGATATCTATATTGAAGAAGCCTTAAATGTTCTAGACGACTTACAAACTAGTGTAGACCAAAAAAGAAACTTAGCCAGACAAAAAAAAGACAAACAAAAGGACGATCAATTAGCAAAATCCTAG
- the surE gene encoding 5'/3'-nucleotidase SurE produces MSKKKPLILVTNDDGITAPGVRALIAVMAEIGDVLVVAPDKPQSAMGHAITINNTLYLNKISKEGDAITEYSCSGTPVDCVKLAVNEILKKKPDLCVSGVNHGSNSSINVIYSGTMSAAVEAGIEGIPAIGFSLLDYDWNADFDTIKPFIKKITQETLANGLPKDVVLNVNFPKLKKEDIKGIKICRQAKAIWSEKFHKRITPQGKDYYWLAGEFVNLDQGQDTDEWALANDYISVVPVQFDLTAHHSIQQLNTWKWNE; encoded by the coding sequence ATGTCCAAAAAAAAACCATTAATATTAGTGACAAATGATGATGGAATTACTGCACCAGGAGTACGTGCCTTGATCGCAGTTATGGCAGAAATTGGAGACGTATTGGTAGTTGCTCCAGACAAACCACAAAGCGCCATGGGCCATGCCATTACCATAAACAACACTTTGTATCTCAACAAAATATCCAAAGAAGGAGACGCCATCACGGAGTATAGTTGCTCTGGAACACCTGTAGATTGTGTCAAGTTGGCCGTAAATGAAATTTTGAAAAAAAAACCAGACCTATGCGTATCTGGTGTAAACCATGGCTCTAACTCATCGATAAATGTTATTTATTCTGGCACAATGAGTGCTGCTGTGGAGGCAGGTATTGAGGGAATTCCTGCCATCGGATTTTCGCTTTTGGATTACGATTGGAATGCGGATTTTGATACCATAAAGCCATTTATAAAAAAAATAACCCAAGAAACCCTAGCCAACGGCTTACCAAAAGACGTTGTTCTGAATGTCAATTTTCCAAAATTAAAGAAAGAAGACATCAAAGGAATCAAAATTTGCCGTCAAGCGAAAGCCATTTGGTCCGAAAAATTTCACAAAAGAATCACCCCACAAGGCAAAGACTATTACTGGTTAGCCGGAGAGTTTGTCAATTTGGATCAAGGCCAAGACACCGACGAGTGGGCATTAGCAAATGACTATATCTCTGTGGTCCCGGTACAATTTGACCTCACAGCCCACCACAGCATCCAACAACTTAATACCTGGAAATGGAATGAATAA